From the Microbacterium sp. W4I4 genome, one window contains:
- a CDS encoding CaiB/BaiF CoA-transferase family protein, with protein MTSRLADSRPGPLDGIVVADLSRVLAGPYCAMLLADMGATVIKVENSVGDDTRRFAPPVHEDVATYYQSANRNKRSIVLDFTDEGDLAIVKDIIREADVVVENFKAGGLQRFGLDYESVRVDRPDLVYASITGFGTGKGARFAGYDLMVQALSGFMDTTGPEDGEPHRAGFAIFDVFTGLHTALGILAALRHRDATGLGQLIETNLLSSALSSMVNQAQAYAAAGISPRRMGNQHPSLYPYEPYPTADVAIIIAVGNDGQFSRLCSALGRDELATDDRFATNALRNRHRDALRPEIVAALAARGAAEWFELFTDAGVPSAPIQTIAGGVDFAESIGLEPVVHAGGGLPVIRNPLSFSLTPVDYPLAPPALGEGASEVLRRLGTDSSKDNA; from the coding sequence ATGACCTCGCGTCTGGCCGACTCGCGCCCGGGGCCGCTGGATGGGATCGTGGTCGCTGATCTCTCGCGCGTGCTCGCGGGCCCTTACTGCGCCATGCTCCTCGCCGATATGGGTGCGACGGTGATCAAAGTCGAGAACTCCGTCGGTGACGACACGCGTCGGTTCGCGCCACCCGTCCACGAGGACGTCGCGACGTACTACCAGTCGGCCAACCGCAACAAGCGCTCCATCGTCCTGGACTTCACCGATGAGGGCGATCTCGCGATCGTCAAGGACATCATCCGCGAGGCCGACGTCGTCGTCGAGAACTTCAAGGCAGGCGGGCTGCAGCGGTTCGGGCTGGACTACGAGAGCGTGCGCGTCGATCGCCCGGATCTCGTGTACGCGTCGATCACCGGATTCGGGACCGGCAAGGGCGCGCGGTTCGCAGGCTACGACCTCATGGTGCAGGCTCTCAGCGGCTTCATGGACACCACCGGCCCGGAGGACGGCGAGCCGCACCGCGCCGGATTTGCGATCTTCGACGTGTTCACCGGCCTGCACACCGCCCTCGGGATCCTCGCAGCGCTGCGCCACCGTGACGCGACAGGGCTCGGCCAGCTCATCGAGACCAACCTCCTCTCCTCCGCACTGTCGTCGATGGTGAATCAGGCGCAGGCGTACGCCGCAGCCGGGATCTCACCACGGCGCATGGGCAACCAGCATCCGAGTCTCTACCCGTACGAGCCGTATCCGACTGCCGATGTCGCGATCATCATCGCCGTCGGCAATGACGGCCAGTTCTCCCGGCTCTGCTCGGCTCTCGGCCGAGACGAGCTGGCGACCGACGACCGCTTCGCGACCAATGCGCTGCGCAACAGGCACCGAGACGCCCTGCGGCCGGAGATCGTCGCCGCGCTGGCCGCTCGCGGCGCGGCGGAGTGGTTCGAGCTGTTCACGGATGCCGGCGTGCCGAGCGCGCCGATCCAGACCATCGCCGGGGGAGTGGACTTCGCCGAGAGCATCGGCCTGGAGCCCGTGGTGCACGCCGGAGGCGGCCTTCCCGTCATCCGCAATCCACTCAGCTTCTCCCTGACACCCGTCGACTACCCCCTGGCGCCCCCTGCCCTCGGCGAAGGCGCATCGGAAGTGCTCCGCCGACTCGGCACCGACTCATCGAAGGACAATGCATGA
- a CDS encoding DNA recombination protein RmuC, translated as MQQLIEPIQKTLDTVKTEMTTAEKTRLEANAALTEQLQFMRQSSETLGSETRKLVNALRAPQVRGRWGELQLRRVVEASGMINHVDFDEQLHHSTDEGALRPDMVVHLAGDKRVVVDSKVAFNGYLEAMEATDDTVRAQRLQAHARHLKKHIDDLGTKEYWDVVAGSPEFVVMFVPAEPFLAAALDQDSTLYEYAFERNVVIATPSTLIALLRTVGHAWRQDQLAQEAQQIFTVGKELHKRLGTLGQHLAKLGRSLNTTVDAYNRFAGSLDRNVVTQARRFSALQGLDEVLSDTSPVEALAIAPQKADLYELEQGEHEGERYASADVGDITQRLE; from the coding sequence GTGCAGCAGCTGATCGAGCCGATCCAGAAGACGCTCGACACGGTCAAGACCGAGATGACCACCGCGGAGAAGACGCGGCTCGAGGCGAACGCCGCGCTCACCGAGCAGCTGCAGTTCATGCGGCAGTCGTCCGAGACGCTCGGCTCCGAGACGCGCAAGCTCGTGAACGCGCTGCGGGCCCCCCAGGTGCGGGGGCGATGGGGCGAGCTGCAGCTGCGTCGCGTGGTGGAAGCGTCGGGAATGATCAATCACGTCGACTTCGACGAGCAGCTGCACCACTCCACTGATGAAGGTGCGCTGCGCCCCGACATGGTCGTTCACCTCGCCGGCGACAAGCGTGTGGTCGTCGATTCGAAGGTCGCCTTCAACGGCTACCTCGAGGCCATGGAGGCCACCGACGACACCGTGCGCGCACAGCGCCTGCAGGCCCACGCCCGCCATCTCAAGAAGCACATCGACGACCTCGGCACGAAGGAGTACTGGGATGTCGTGGCCGGCTCCCCCGAGTTCGTGGTGATGTTCGTACCCGCGGAGCCGTTCCTCGCCGCGGCGCTCGACCAGGACTCGACGCTGTACGAGTACGCGTTCGAGCGCAACGTGGTGATCGCCACGCCGTCGACGCTGATCGCCCTGTTGCGCACGGTCGGGCACGCCTGGCGTCAGGACCAGCTCGCGCAGGAGGCGCAGCAGATCTTCACGGTCGGCAAAGAGCTGCACAAGCGGCTGGGCACGCTCGGACAGCACCTGGCGAAGCTGGGGCGGAGCCTGAACACCACGGTCGACGCGTACAACAGGTTCGCGGGATCCCTGGATCGCAACGTCGTCACGCAGGCGCGCAGGTTCAGTGCCCTGCAGGGCCTGGACGAGGTGCTCTCGGACACCTCGCCCGTCGAGGCGCTGGCGATCGCCCCGCAGAAGGCCGACCTGTACGAGCTCGAGCAGGGCGAGCACGAGGGGGAGCGGTACGCCAGTGCCGACGTCGGCGATATCACGCAGCGCCTGGAGTGA
- a CDS encoding PPK2 family polyphosphate kinase, translating into MGKHTWTDRPSDILRVEKGAALDAVAPDSTPGFSGDKAAGEAQLKARRKALGELQERLFAGSRAGEATDAVLLVLQAMDTAGKGGIVRHVVGGVDPQGVELAAFKAPTTEELEHDFLWRIEKRLPQPGFIGVFDRSHYEDVLIGKVRGLAGPEEIERRYDAIVEFERRVAASGIRIIKVMLHISPDEQKERLAERLDRPDKYWKYNPGDVDERLRWNDYMAAYRDVVERTSAPEAPWSVVPANHKWYARLAVQELLIDALEDIDPQWPKADFNVEAERKRLAAS; encoded by the coding sequence ATGGGAAAGCACACCTGGACCGACCGACCGAGTGACATCCTGCGCGTGGAGAAGGGTGCTGCACTCGATGCCGTGGCCCCGGACAGCACCCCGGGCTTCAGCGGGGACAAGGCGGCCGGCGAAGCGCAGCTCAAGGCGCGGCGCAAAGCGCTGGGCGAATTGCAGGAGCGGCTCTTCGCGGGATCGCGCGCAGGCGAGGCGACGGATGCGGTGCTGCTCGTGCTGCAGGCCATGGACACCGCGGGCAAGGGCGGCATCGTGCGGCATGTCGTCGGCGGAGTCGATCCGCAGGGCGTCGAGCTCGCCGCGTTCAAGGCGCCGACGACCGAAGAGCTGGAGCACGACTTCCTCTGGCGCATCGAGAAGCGCCTGCCGCAGCCCGGGTTCATCGGCGTCTTCGACCGTTCGCACTACGAGGACGTGCTGATCGGCAAGGTGCGCGGCCTCGCCGGCCCTGAGGAGATCGAGCGTCGCTATGACGCGATCGTCGAATTCGAGCGGCGCGTCGCGGCATCCGGCATCCGCATCATCAAGGTCATGCTGCACATCTCCCCGGACGAGCAGAAGGAGCGTCTCGCCGAGCGCCTGGACCGTCCCGACAAGTACTGGAAGTACAACCCCGGCGATGTCGACGAGCGCCTGCGCTGGAACGACTACATGGCTGCGTACCGTGACGTCGTCGAGCGCACGTCCGCGCCCGAGGCGCCCTGGTCCGTCGTCCCCGCGAACCACAAGTGGTACGCGCGCCTCGCCGTGCAGGAGCTGCTGATCGATGCGCTGGAGGACATCGACCCGCAGTGGCCGAAGGCCGACTTCAACGTCGAGGCAGAGAGGAAGAGGCTCGCCGCGAGCTGA
- a CDS encoding SDR family NAD(P)-dependent oxidoreductase, translating to MRFEGQTVIVTGAARGIGAATALRLAREGARVAVLDLVLDAAQSTATSITADPVVVSAGGSAVGLAADMTDSQAVDAAFSAFAEAEGRLDVLVNNAGLTRDDLLFRMSPDDWDLVLRTNLSSAFHGIRSAQRWMTPAMSGAIVSLSSRSALGARGQANYAAAKAGIQALTATAAIELGPFGIRVNAVAPGYIATAMTAATASRVGMTATDHQDRAALATPLRRVGEPEEVASVIAFLASRDASYVSGQTLYINGGAR from the coding sequence ATGCGCTTCGAGGGACAGACAGTCATCGTCACGGGAGCAGCCCGCGGCATCGGCGCCGCCACCGCACTGCGGCTGGCCAGGGAGGGCGCCAGGGTCGCGGTGCTCGACCTCGTGCTCGACGCGGCCCAGAGCACGGCGACGTCGATCACCGCCGACCCGGTCGTCGTCTCCGCTGGCGGCAGCGCCGTCGGTCTCGCCGCCGACATGACCGATTCTCAGGCCGTGGATGCCGCCTTCAGCGCGTTCGCAGAAGCAGAGGGCCGCCTCGACGTGCTCGTCAACAACGCCGGTCTCACCAGGGACGACCTGCTGTTCCGCATGAGCCCTGACGACTGGGACCTGGTCCTGCGCACCAACCTCAGCTCCGCGTTCCACGGCATCCGCTCCGCACAGCGCTGGATGACGCCGGCGATGTCAGGGGCGATCGTCAGCCTTTCCAGCCGCTCGGCCCTCGGTGCCCGCGGACAGGCGAACTACGCCGCCGCGAAGGCCGGCATCCAGGCGCTCACGGCGACGGCGGCGATCGAGCTCGGCCCCTTCGGCATCCGCGTCAATGCCGTCGCACCCGGATACATCGCCACGGCAATGACGGCGGCGACCGCGTCCCGAGTCGGGATGACCGCGACGGACCATCAGGATCGCGCGGCCCTGGCCACTCCCCTGCGGCGCGTCGGCGAACCGGAGGAGGTCGCATCCGTCATCGCTTTCCTCGCGAGCCGCGACGCATCCTACGTCTCCGGCCAGACGCTCTATATCAACGGCGGTGCCCGATGA
- a CDS encoding MaoC family dehydratase — MPKTLQTSQLAPHVGAELGVSDWLLIDQNCVDVFAAATGDEQWIHTDPTRAAGGVYGTTVAHGLLTLSLLPQLAAQVYRIDGARSRINYGYDRVRFPQPVLVGSRIRDRIVLDAVEPVPTGLRVRMTHTVEIEGTDRPACVASALLQLIMEEGA; from the coding sequence ATGCCCAAGACGCTGCAGACATCGCAGCTCGCGCCCCACGTCGGCGCCGAGCTCGGTGTCAGCGACTGGCTGCTGATCGACCAGAACTGCGTGGACGTGTTCGCCGCAGCCACGGGGGACGAGCAGTGGATACACACCGATCCGACGCGCGCGGCAGGCGGCGTCTACGGGACGACGGTCGCGCACGGCCTGCTCACGCTCTCGCTTCTGCCGCAGCTGGCGGCTCAGGTCTACCGCATCGACGGCGCCCGCAGTCGCATCAACTACGGCTACGACCGGGTGCGCTTCCCGCAGCCCGTGCTCGTGGGCAGTCGCATCCGCGACCGGATCGTCCTCGACGCAGTCGAACCCGTCCCCACCGGACTGCGGGTGCGGATGACGCACACCGTGGAGATCGAGGGGACCGACCGTCCGGCGTGCGTCGCCTCTGCACTGCTGCAGCTGATCATGGAGGAGGGCGCATGA
- a CDS encoding sugar-binding transcriptional regulator → MVEIADRTKLALKAAQLYYVRDLKMKTIADSMHMSRSSVSRLLTYARDTGLVDIRIKAPTDGISRLQHEIRLRDGVTAYIVPVSSGMSARDCSMQVSRHAGRILSAMIEPSTVVGVAWGTTMAGVSRHLTERALHDVTIVQLNGAAHPENFGIDFAGDILERFAAAFSGRAEPLPVPAFFDDPLTRQAMWRERSVARILALHRRMDVAVFGVGASGSDIPGHVYRGGYLSDADRADLESAGVVGDIATRFVRADGSHDGLALNERSSGPDLDALRRTPRRICIVGDRSRIPAVRGALAAGLITDLIIDEHSAREITSTYVQGA, encoded by the coding sequence ATGGTTGAGATCGCGGATCGCACCAAGCTCGCCCTGAAAGCGGCGCAGCTGTACTACGTGCGCGACCTGAAGATGAAGACGATCGCGGACTCGATGCACATGAGCCGCTCCTCCGTATCGCGGCTGCTCACGTACGCACGCGACACCGGGCTCGTCGACATCCGCATCAAGGCGCCCACGGATGGCATCTCCCGCCTGCAGCACGAGATCCGCCTTCGCGATGGAGTGACGGCGTACATCGTGCCCGTCTCCAGTGGCATGAGCGCACGCGACTGCTCGATGCAGGTCTCCCGTCATGCCGGCCGCATCCTGTCGGCGATGATCGAGCCCTCCACCGTCGTCGGCGTGGCGTGGGGCACGACCATGGCGGGCGTCAGCCGGCATCTGACCGAGCGCGCGCTGCACGACGTGACCATCGTGCAGCTCAACGGAGCCGCGCACCCCGAGAACTTCGGGATCGACTTCGCCGGCGACATCCTCGAGCGCTTCGCGGCGGCGTTCAGCGGCCGGGCCGAGCCCCTGCCCGTTCCCGCGTTCTTCGACGATCCGCTGACAAGACAGGCGATGTGGCGCGAGCGCAGCGTCGCACGCATCCTCGCGCTGCACCGTCGGATGGACGTGGCCGTCTTCGGCGTCGGAGCCTCCGGATCCGACATCCCCGGTCACGTGTACCGCGGGGGGTACCTCAGCGACGCTGATCGTGCGGACCTGGAGTCGGCCGGTGTGGTCGGCGACATCGCCACCCGGTTCGTCCGCGCTGATGGCAGCCACGACGGCCTGGCGCTCAACGAGCGCTCCAGCGGGCCCGACCTCGATGCACTGCGCCGCACCCCTCGTCGCATCTGCATCGTCGGAGACCGCAGCCGCATCCCGGCGGTGCGCGGTGCACTGGCGGCGGGCCTCATCACCGACCTGATCATCGACGAGCACTCGGCTCGCGAGATCACCAGCACGTATGTGCAGGGAGCTTGA
- a CDS encoding acyl-CoA dehydrogenase family protein codes for MTTTGFAAVDRLLDLDDRVSPEDRAWEQKAVRLTADLIRPHIEDDFEAAHFRAEILPAFAEAGLLGMHLNAPGCAGAGPISYGLVCAAIEAGDSGWRTFVSVQGSLAMTAIDRFGSEHQRQTLLPEMAAGRMLGCFALTEPAGGSDPGAMTTTAVRDGDEWVLNGAKRWIGLATIADIAIVWARTDDGVRGFVVPTDTQGFTATPITQKHAMRASIQCEIDLVDVRLPTDAVLERSRGLSAPLSCLNEARFGISWGVMGIARECLAIGIDYALERQSFGSALAGKQLVQARLAEMMVGYQNGMLTALHIADRKAAGVLQPAQISIAKLNNVRTAIAIAQSTRELLAGDGVTGLHPVMRHMANLEAVRTYEGTDDIHALTIGRALTGVSAF; via the coding sequence ATGACCACGACCGGATTCGCAGCCGTCGACCGGCTGCTCGACCTGGATGACCGGGTGTCTCCCGAGGATCGCGCCTGGGAGCAGAAGGCCGTCCGCCTGACCGCCGACCTCATCCGTCCCCACATCGAGGACGATTTCGAAGCCGCGCACTTCCGCGCGGAGATCCTCCCGGCCTTCGCCGAGGCGGGTCTGCTCGGCATGCACCTGAATGCTCCCGGCTGCGCCGGTGCCGGCCCCATCTCCTACGGGCTGGTGTGCGCTGCCATCGAGGCCGGCGACAGCGGCTGGCGCACGTTCGTCTCCGTTCAGGGGTCGCTCGCGATGACCGCGATCGACAGGTTCGGGTCCGAGCATCAGCGGCAGACGCTGCTCCCCGAGATGGCGGCAGGGCGGATGCTGGGATGCTTCGCGCTCACCGAGCCCGCGGGCGGCAGCGACCCCGGTGCCATGACCACCACCGCCGTGCGCGACGGCGACGAGTGGGTGCTCAACGGCGCCAAGCGCTGGATCGGGCTGGCCACGATCGCGGACATCGCCATCGTCTGGGCGCGCACCGATGACGGCGTCCGCGGGTTCGTCGTTCCCACCGACACGCAGGGCTTCACCGCGACGCCGATCACGCAGAAGCACGCCATGCGCGCATCGATCCAGTGCGAGATCGACCTCGTCGATGTACGTCTGCCAACTGACGCCGTGCTCGAGCGCTCTCGCGGTCTCTCCGCCCCGCTCAGCTGCCTGAACGAGGCGCGATTCGGCATCTCCTGGGGCGTGATGGGGATCGCACGCGAGTGCCTCGCCATCGGAATCGACTACGCGCTCGAGCGACAGTCGTTCGGCTCCGCACTGGCCGGCAAGCAGCTGGTGCAGGCGCGACTGGCCGAGATGATGGTCGGATATCAGAACGGCATGCTCACGGCCCTGCACATCGCGGATCGCAAGGCCGCCGGAGTGCTCCAGCCCGCGCAGATCAGCATCGCCAAGCTCAACAACGTCCGCACGGCCATCGCCATCGCCCAGTCGACGCGCGAACTGCTCGCCGGCGACGGTGTCACCGGGCTGCATCCCGTCATGCGGCACATGGCCAACCTCGAAGCGGTGCGCACCTACGAGGGCACCGACGACATCCACGCACTCACGATCGGCCGGGCGCTCACCGGCGTATCGGCCTTCTGA
- a CDS encoding thiolase family protein, which translates to MTETVHLVGGVRTPVGRYGGALSRVRPDDLAALTLRALVERTGVDPARLDEVILGCANQAGEDNRNVARMAVLLAGLPDGLPAYTVNRLCASGMTAITTAHALIASGSADLVIAGGVESMSRAPWVQQKPERAFAGPGASFDTSIGWRFVNPRLAQRENATLSMPETAELVAERRAIDRDRADAFALESHRRALQAQTDGMFDDEIVEVPVTGGTVRLDEGPRADSSIEALGRLRPVVSGGAVVTAGNSSSLNDGASAVLVASDRAVRELGLIPRARIVAHAASALQPEIMGLGPVEATRKALGRAGWTVDEVDAVELNEAFASQSLACMDALDLDADRVNAWGGAIALGHPLGSSGARIVVTLLSRLERGDLRRGLATMCVGVGQGTALLVER; encoded by the coding sequence ATGACCGAGACCGTCCACCTCGTCGGCGGGGTGCGCACGCCGGTGGGACGGTACGGCGGTGCGCTCTCGCGCGTCAGGCCCGACGACCTCGCCGCCCTCACCCTGCGCGCCCTCGTCGAACGCACCGGCGTCGATCCCGCCAGGCTCGACGAGGTGATCCTGGGCTGCGCGAACCAAGCCGGCGAGGACAACCGCAACGTGGCCCGCATGGCGGTGCTGCTGGCGGGGCTCCCCGACGGCCTGCCTGCGTACACCGTGAACAGGCTGTGCGCCTCGGGCATGACGGCGATCACGACCGCGCACGCACTGATCGCCTCCGGATCGGCGGACCTCGTCATCGCCGGCGGCGTGGAGTCCATGTCGCGCGCGCCCTGGGTGCAGCAGAAACCGGAGCGCGCCTTCGCGGGCCCCGGTGCGAGCTTCGACACCTCGATCGGCTGGCGATTCGTCAACCCACGACTGGCCCAGCGCGAGAATGCGACACTGAGCATGCCCGAGACGGCCGAGCTCGTCGCCGAGCGCCGTGCCATCGACCGCGACCGTGCCGACGCGTTCGCGTTGGAGAGCCACCGACGCGCCCTGCAGGCGCAGACGGACGGGATGTTCGACGATGAGATCGTCGAGGTTCCGGTCACCGGCGGCACCGTCCGCCTCGACGAGGGCCCGCGCGCCGACTCGAGCATCGAGGCACTGGGGCGTCTGCGCCCTGTGGTCTCAGGTGGTGCGGTCGTGACGGCCGGGAACTCCAGCAGTCTCAACGACGGCGCCTCGGCCGTGCTGGTGGCCAGCGACCGCGCGGTGCGTGAGCTCGGACTCATCCCGCGAGCACGCATCGTGGCGCATGCGGCATCCGCTCTCCAGCCGGAGATCATGGGTCTCGGCCCGGTGGAGGCCACACGAAAGGCACTGGGTCGTGCAGGGTGGACTGTCGACGAGGTGGACGCGGTCGAGCTCAATGAGGCCTTCGCCTCGCAGTCCCTCGCCTGCATGGATGCGCTCGACCTCGATGCGGACCGGGTCAATGCCTGGGGCGGGGCGATCGCGCTCGGGCATCCGCTCGGCTCCTCCGGCGCGCGGATCGTCGTGACGCTTCTGTCTCGCCTCGAACGCGGCGACCTTCGTCGCGGTCTCGCGACGATGTGCGTCGGAGTCGGTCAGGGTACGGCGCTGCTCGTCGAGCGCTGA
- a CDS encoding acyl-CoA dehydrogenase family protein has translation MTTITAEREATDFFLLMDHLTPQEQEIVSRVRRFVDDRLLRVINDYWERAEFPQELVPDIAELGIIGTTIQGYGCPGFSPLAAGLVALEMSRGDGSINTFLGVQSGLSMGTIDLLGSEEQKQRWLPGMSRLEKIGAFALTEPGHGSDSVALETSATLDGDEYVINGAKRWIGNGHSADVVVLWARDTADGKVKAFIIEKDADGSHPAGYRAEVITGKIGKRAILQPDITLVDVRVPAANLLAKSTSFRDASAVLARTRSGASWEATGHAMAAYEIAVAYAKTRVQFGKPIAGHQIVQQRLSKMLAEITAMQLMCFRLAELQDEGDLTGPMASVAKMFTAEKGRWVCSEARDILGGNGLLLENHVARHLTDMEVVYTYEGTDTIQALLIGREITGVSAFK, from the coding sequence GTGACCACCATCACCGCAGAGCGCGAGGCGACCGACTTCTTCCTGCTCATGGATCACCTCACCCCCCAGGAGCAGGAGATCGTCTCCCGTGTTCGCCGATTCGTCGACGACCGGCTGCTTCGGGTGATCAACGACTACTGGGAACGAGCGGAGTTCCCGCAGGAACTCGTGCCCGACATCGCCGAGCTGGGGATCATCGGCACGACGATCCAGGGGTACGGATGCCCCGGATTCAGCCCCCTGGCCGCGGGACTCGTCGCGCTGGAGATGTCGCGAGGCGACGGCAGCATCAACACCTTCCTCGGCGTGCAGTCCGGACTGAGCATGGGCACGATCGACCTGCTCGGCTCCGAGGAGCAGAAGCAGCGATGGCTGCCCGGAATGTCCCGGCTGGAGAAGATCGGCGCCTTCGCGCTCACCGAACCCGGCCACGGCTCGGACTCCGTCGCACTCGAGACCTCGGCGACGCTCGACGGCGACGAGTACGTCATCAATGGCGCGAAGCGCTGGATCGGAAACGGCCACTCGGCCGACGTCGTCGTGCTCTGGGCGCGGGACACCGCCGACGGCAAGGTGAAGGCCTTCATCATCGAGAAGGATGCCGACGGCAGCCACCCTGCGGGCTACCGTGCCGAGGTCATCACCGGCAAGATCGGCAAGCGCGCCATCCTGCAGCCGGACATCACCCTGGTCGACGTGCGCGTGCCCGCGGCGAACCTGCTCGCGAAGTCGACCTCCTTCCGCGATGCGAGTGCCGTGCTGGCGCGCACGCGCTCGGGTGCTTCGTGGGAGGCGACCGGTCACGCGATGGCCGCCTATGAGATCGCCGTCGCGTATGCGAAGACCCGCGTGCAGTTCGGCAAGCCGATTGCGGGGCACCAGATCGTGCAGCAGCGCCTGTCGAAGATGCTCGCCGAGATCACCGCCATGCAGCTGATGTGCTTCCGCCTCGCCGAGCTCCAGGACGAGGGCGACCTGACCGGGCCGATGGCGTCCGTGGCGAAGATGTTCACCGCCGAGAAGGGTCGCTGGGTGTGCTCCGAGGCCCGCGACATCCTCGGCGGGAACGGTCTTCTGCTGGAGAACCATGTCGCACGGCACCTCACGGATATGGAGGTCGTGTACACCTACGAGGGCACCGACACCATCCAAGCGCTGCTGATCGGCCGCGAGATCACCGGCGTCTCGGCATTCAAGTGA
- a CDS encoding sugar ABC transporter substrate-binding protein gives MTHTPRKTARRAVIGGLLATAMVVVAGCSSGSAGAPEGGGVGTAKKPVTVRMIANEAFANQWQDLMVPEFNKKYPNIKVQIDGVPYAELLAKSMLDQTGAKPTYDVIIADDPWIPQLAQTGSLLDLKKDAKQWTEDDYDWDDFYAAPLAAGEWDGVQYGVPVRSNLLLMFTNKTLYKDAGVPVPTDKLTWDEFFEQAPKLVRDTNGDGKADVWATDTYFTRDSLTPTVWQTVLNSDGGQLLDKDNKPAFDNAEGVKALQTQIDMIEFAPPGASTHGFNESLEAFRQGKVASLFMWGSVFKGTAVDPKTTTLTPDQVGIQVMPVGDKMAGAHRGIWSAAVSSKSANPEAAWALTQWLSSKEGEVWQANELGVFPARKSTLASTPHAGSEWLAPVFTALAEGFQAAGDGEMWRPRLAESDAVQQILATETARATSGEVTAKEALKNAAAQIEKLLG, from the coding sequence ATGACGCACACACCACGAAAGACCGCGCGACGGGCTGTGATCGGTGGCCTCCTCGCCACTGCGATGGTCGTCGTCGCCGGCTGCAGTTCCGGCTCGGCAGGCGCTCCTGAAGGCGGCGGAGTCGGTACGGCCAAGAAGCCCGTCACCGTCCGCATGATCGCCAACGAGGCATTCGCGAACCAGTGGCAGGACCTGATGGTTCCGGAGTTCAACAAGAAGTACCCCAACATCAAGGTGCAGATCGACGGCGTGCCCTACGCCGAGCTGCTCGCCAAGAGCATGCTCGACCAGACCGGCGCCAAGCCGACCTACGACGTGATCATCGCGGACGACCCGTGGATCCCGCAGCTCGCGCAGACCGGCTCGCTGCTGGACCTGAAGAAGGACGCCAAGCAGTGGACCGAGGACGACTACGACTGGGACGACTTCTACGCCGCTCCGCTCGCAGCCGGTGAGTGGGATGGCGTGCAGTACGGCGTGCCCGTCCGCTCGAACCTGCTGCTGATGTTCACCAACAAGACGCTGTACAAGGACGCCGGCGTGCCGGTTCCCACCGACAAGCTCACCTGGGATGAGTTCTTCGAGCAGGCGCCGAAGCTCGTGCGCGACACCAACGGCGACGGCAAGGCCGACGTCTGGGCCACCGACACGTACTTCACGCGCGACTCACTCACCCCGACCGTCTGGCAGACGGTCCTCAACTCGGACGGCGGCCAGCTGCTCGACAAGGACAACAAGCCGGCGTTCGACAACGCCGAGGGTGTGAAGGCTCTGCAGACGCAGATCGACATGATCGAGTTCGCCCCTCCCGGAGCATCCACCCACGGTTTCAACGAGTCTCTCGAGGCGTTCCGCCAGGGCAAGGTCGCGAGCCTGTTCATGTGGGGCAGTGTGTTCAAGGGCACGGCCGTCGACCCCAAGACGACGACCCTGACTCCCGACCAGGTCGGCATCCAGGTCATGCCGGTCGGCGACAAGATGGCGGGTGCCCACCGCGGCATCTGGAGCGCCGCGGTGAGCTCGAAGAGCGCCAATCCCGAGGCCGCCTGGGCACTGACCCAGTGGCTGAGCTCGAAGGAGGGCGAGGTCTGGCAGGCCAACGAGCTCGGAGTGTTCCCCGCACGCAAGTCCACGCTCGCGTCGACTCCGCACGCCGGATCCGAATGGCTCGCTCCGGTCTTCACCGCGCTCGCCGAGGGCTTCCAGGCCGCCGGCGATGGCGAGATGTGGCGCCCGCGTCTGGCCGAGTCGGATGCTGTTCAGCAGATCCTCGCCACAGAGACCGCCCGCGCCACATCGGGTGAGGTCACTGCGAAGGAAGCACTGAAGAACGCCGCCGCTCAGATCGAAAAGCTGCTGGGCTGA